Proteins encoded together in one Coleofasciculus sp. FACHB-1120 window:
- a CDS encoding PEP-CTERM sorting domain-containing protein (PEP-CTERM proteins occur, often in large numbers, in the proteomes of bacteria that also encode an exosortase, a predicted intramembrane cysteine proteinase. The presence of a PEP-CTERM domain at a protein's C-terminus predicts cleavage within the sorting domain, followed by covalent anchoring to some some component of the (usually Gram-negative) cell surface. Many PEP-CTERM proteins exhibit an unusual sequence composition that includes large numbers of potential glycosylation sites. Expression of one such protein has been shown restore the ability of a bacterium to form floc, a type of biofilm.) produces MAISTLVKKFIPHAVIVATAALATIAAVAPAQALTFYSDRAAFNAGSKNLQNIDFEDLHTAENDPDSSGYTYYGGSTTTLTEKGVQFKGGDSKAVVGGFPYGYDYSDSVPILGSGDALYTYGFSYSESSSYGGESSSDSVSKHLTILLPSNTTSIAFDFKSLLDLSTDDFKISIDDQIFDFNPSINFVGFTSDTAISSIKLLGVPRHFSWNQDGLRDTNNDGVIDSNDTDSFSQTGFESRATLDNFTFGQVAKSVPEPASVLGLLAVGAFGATSQIKRKQQGKA; encoded by the coding sequence ATGGCTATTTCTACCCTGGTTAAGAAATTTATTCCTCATGCCGTCATAGTAGCAACCGCAGCCCTCGCAACAATTGCCGCTGTTGCTCCAGCCCAAGCTTTAACCTTCTACTCGGATCGTGCAGCCTTCAATGCTGGATCAAAAAATCTCCAGAATATTGACTTTGAAGATTTACACACAGCCGAGAACGACCCCGACAGCAGTGGATATACATACTACGGAGGCAGCACCACCACGCTTACGGAGAAAGGTGTCCAATTTAAAGGTGGTGATTCCAAGGCGGTGGTTGGGGGTTTTCCTTACGGCTACGACTATAGCGACTCAGTCCCCATTTTAGGTTCAGGTGATGCGCTATATACCTACGGCTTTAGCTACTCGGAGTCAAGCTCATACGGTGGCGAATCCTCTTCCGATTCCGTTAGCAAGCACCTCACTATTCTTCTCCCATCGAATACGACATCGATCGCATTCGATTTCAAGAGCTTGCTCGACCTAAGTACTGACGACTTTAAGATCAGTATCGATGACCAGATATTTGATTTCAATCCCTCAATTAATTTTGTTGGATTCACATCTGATACGGCAATCAGCTCAATCAAGTTGCTGGGAGTTCCCCGCCACTTCTCCTGGAACCAGGACGGTCTTAGAGACACCAACAACGATGGCGTCATCGACAGCAACGACACCGACTCCTTCTCCCAAACTGGCTTCGAGTCCCGTGCAACTCTCGATAACTTCACTTTCGGGCAAGTGGCTAAGTCAGTGCCCGAACCCGCTTCAGTGCTTGGTTTGCTAGCGGTAGGTGCTTTTGGGGCAACTTCACAGATCAAGCGTAAACAGCAAGGCAAAGCTTAA
- the atpC gene encoding ATP synthase F1 subunit epsilon — MALTVRVVSPDKTVWDSSAEEVILPSTTGQLGILSGHAPLLTALDIGVMRVRSGKEWVPIALMGGFAEVDSNEVTILVNGAERGDKIDREKARAAYTEAEAKLNQVEGSGSRQEQIQATQALRRARARFQAAGGMVQA; from the coding sequence ATGGCTTTAACTGTTCGCGTTGTTTCTCCCGACAAAACTGTTTGGGATTCTAGTGCTGAAGAAGTAATTCTGCCTAGCACTACAGGTCAACTCGGTATCCTCAGCGGTCATGCTCCTTTATTGACCGCTCTGGATATCGGTGTTATGCGTGTCCGTTCTGGTAAAGAGTGGGTGCCCATTGCCCTCATGGGTGGCTTTGCAGAAGTGGATAGTAATGAAGTAACCATTCTGGTTAACGGTGCCGAGCGCGGCGACAAAATCGATCGGGAAAAAGCCCGTGCTGCTTATACCGAAGCTGAGGCAAAGCTTAATCAGGTTGAGGGTAGTGGCTCCCGTCAGGAGCAAATTCAGGCAACTCAAGCCCTCAGACGCGCCCGCGCTCGTTTTCAAGCCGCTGGTGGCATGGTTCAAGCCTAA
- the atpD gene encoding F0F1 ATP synthase subunit beta: MVATTDKTNVGRITQIIGPVIDAEFPSGKMPQIYNALKVEGKNEAGQDVSVTCEVQQLLGDNQVRAVAMSTTDGLVRGMEVVDTGAAITVPVGPATLGRIFNVLGEPVDNKGPVNTEETFPIHRPAPKFTDLETKPSVFETGIKVLDLLAPYRRGGKIGLFGGAGVGKTVIMMELINNIAINHGGVSVFGGVGERTREGNDLYNEMKESGVIKEDNLSESKIALVYGQMNEPPGARMRVGLAALTMAEYFRDVSKQDVLLFIDNIFRFVQAGSEVSALLGRMPSAVGYQPTLATDMGDLQERITSTTEGSITSIQAVYVPADDLTDPAPATTFAHLDGTTVLSRGLAAKGIYPAVDPLDSTSTMLQPSVVGEEHYAIAREVQATLQRYKELQDIIAILGLDELSEDDRLTVARARKIERFLSQPFFVAEVFTGSPGKYVNLQETINGFKKILSGELDSLPEQAFYMVGNIDEAIAKAEKIKS, translated from the coding sequence ATGGTAGCCACCACAGACAAGACAAACGTAGGGCGTATTACTCAAATCATCGGTCCCGTTATCGATGCGGAGTTTCCCAGCGGCAAGATGCCGCAGATTTATAATGCCTTAAAAGTTGAAGGCAAAAACGAAGCCGGACAAGACGTGTCCGTAACCTGCGAAGTGCAGCAACTCTTGGGCGACAACCAAGTGCGTGCTGTTGCCATGAGTACCACCGATGGCTTGGTGCGTGGCATGGAAGTAGTAGACACTGGCGCTGCCATCACCGTACCCGTTGGCCCTGCCACTCTGGGTCGAATTTTCAACGTTCTTGGCGAACCCGTAGACAATAAAGGGCCAGTCAATACTGAAGAAACCTTCCCCATCCACCGTCCCGCTCCCAAGTTCACCGACCTGGAAACCAAGCCATCGGTGTTTGAAACCGGAATCAAGGTATTAGACCTGCTGGCTCCTTATCGCCGTGGTGGCAAGATTGGTTTATTCGGCGGTGCTGGTGTTGGTAAAACCGTCATTATGATGGAACTGATCAACAACATCGCGATCAATCACGGTGGTGTGTCTGTGTTCGGCGGTGTGGGAGAGCGCACCCGCGAGGGAAATGACCTCTACAACGAAATGAAAGAGTCTGGGGTTATCAAAGAAGATAACCTCAGCGAATCAAAAATCGCCCTGGTCTACGGTCAGATGAACGAGCCACCGGGAGCGAGAATGCGCGTAGGCTTAGCCGCACTGACAATGGCTGAGTATTTCCGCGATGTCAGTAAGCAGGACGTGCTGCTGTTTATCGACAACATCTTCCGGTTTGTGCAAGCTGGTTCAGAAGTATCGGCGCTACTGGGACGGATGCCTTCTGCTGTGGGATATCAGCCGACTCTGGCAACAGATATGGGCGACCTGCAAGAGCGAATCACCTCGACCACCGAAGGTTCGATTACCTCCATTCAAGCCGTCTACGTACCAGCCGACGACTTGACCGACCCCGCACCAGCCACCACCTTTGCTCACTTGGATGGAACCACTGTGTTGTCTCGTGGCTTAGCAGCGAAAGGGATTTATCCCGCTGTTGACCCCCTAGATTCCACTTCCACCATGTTGCAACCCAGTGTTGTTGGTGAGGAACACTACGCGATTGCTCGTGAAGTTCAGGCAACCCTACAGCGCTACAAAGAGCTGCAAGACATCATCGCCATTCTGGGTTTGGATGAATTGTCTGAAGATGACCGCTTGACGGTGGCTCGTGCGCGTAAGATTGAGCGTTTCTTGTCTCAGCCGTTCTTCGTGGCAGAAGTCTTCACCGGATCTCCGGGTAAATATGTGAATCTGCAAGAAACAATCAACGGTTTCAAGAAGATTCTGTCTGGAGAGCTGGATTCATTGCCAGAGCAGGCTTTCTACATGGTCGGCAATATTGATGAAGCGATCGCTAAAGCTGAAAAAATCAAAAGCTAG
- a CDS encoding choice-of-anchor L domain-containing protein: MNLLAKIAASTAVSVTAALALLGNSAMAFTVTQNSNTNSLLNALLGDTTGLSNFSINATGNAAAFGLFSDDPFGLSNGIVLSTGKVTDVVGPNNSSSKSTSFGTSGDTAGSYDLAKLDISFDAGATVDKLFFQYVFGSEEFVEYGGSSFNDSFELLLNGVNLAKLNDGKTVTINNLVPNPNGPYHADYINNPQGSATTQLDGYTKNLTFEGLVNKNAKNTLSIKIKDVGDSSWDSAVFIKGKSVGVVAPPKDVPEPSLMLGLLSVGGMTLIGRRHKQKALKA, from the coding sequence ATGAATCTTCTTGCTAAAATCGCTGCCTCAACTGCCGTTAGTGTCACTGCTGCTCTCGCTCTACTTGGGAATTCAGCAATGGCGTTCACAGTGACTCAAAACAGCAATACGAATAGTTTGCTGAATGCCTTGTTGGGCGATACAACGGGACTAAGTAACTTTTCGATCAATGCCACAGGCAATGCTGCTGCTTTTGGTCTTTTTAGTGACGACCCCTTCGGTTTGAGTAATGGCATTGTCTTGAGTACGGGTAAAGTCACCGATGTAGTCGGTCCCAATAATTCTTCAAGTAAGAGTACAAGTTTCGGAACGTCCGGTGATACGGCTGGTTCCTATGACTTGGCTAAGCTCGACATTAGTTTTGACGCTGGCGCTACCGTAGATAAGCTGTTCTTCCAATATGTCTTCGGCTCGGAAGAGTTTGTAGAGTACGGTGGTTCCTCTTTCAACGACTCTTTTGAACTTCTGCTCAATGGTGTCAACCTAGCTAAGTTGAACGACGGCAAAACCGTCACAATCAACAACCTCGTTCCCAATCCTAATGGTCCTTATCACGCCGACTACATTAACAATCCCCAAGGGAGTGCGACTACTCAGTTAGATGGTTACACCAAAAACTTGACTTTTGAGGGTTTAGTGAACAAAAACGCCAAGAACACTCTCAGCATCAAGATTAAAGATGTAGGTGATTCTTCATGGGATTCCGCTGTGTTCATTAAAGGGAAATCTGTGGGAGTTGTAGCGCCTCCGAAAGATGTTCCAGAACCCAGCTTAATGCTCGGCTTGCTGAGTGTTGGTGGGATGACCTTGATCGGTCGTCGCCACAAGCAAAAAGCATTGAAGGCTTAA
- a CDS encoding choice-of-anchor L domain-containing protein translates to MNLFAKISASAAIGVTAALTMFGNSAMAFTVTPNNNTNALLNALLGDTTGLSNFSVNATGNADAFGLFNDDPFGLKDGIVLSTGNVTDVVGPNDSEGTSGAGTLAQLDISFDAGASVEKLFFQYVFGSEEFVEWGGSQFNDSFELLLNGVNLAKLTDGKTVTINNLVPNAAGPYHADYINNPLGSLGTELDGYTKTLTFEGLVNKNAKNTLSIKIKDIGDSSFDSAVFIKGNSVGVVEPPKDVPEPSLMLGLLSVGGMTLIGRRHKQKALKA, encoded by the coding sequence ATGAATCTTTTTGCTAAAATCTCTGCTTCAGCTGCCATTGGTGTTACTGCTGCCCTGACCATGTTTGGGAATTCAGCAATGGCTTTCACGGTGACTCCAAACAACAATACGAATGCTTTGCTGAATGCCCTGTTGGGCGATACGACTGGACTGAGTAACTTTTCTGTCAATGCCACAGGCAATGCTGATGCTTTTGGTCTTTTCAATGACGACCCCTTCGGTTTAAAAGACGGCATCGTCTTGAGTACTGGGAATGTCACCGATGTAGTCGGTCCTAATGATTCTGAAGGTACTTCAGGTGCCGGAACCTTGGCTCAGCTCGATATTAGCTTTGATGCTGGCGCTTCAGTAGAGAAGCTGTTCTTCCAATATGTCTTCGGCTCGGAAGAGTTCGTAGAGTGGGGTGGTTCCCAGTTCAACGACTCGTTTGAACTGTTGCTCAATGGCGTCAACCTAGCGAAGTTGACCGATGGCAAAACCGTCACGATTAACAACCTTGTTCCCAATGCGGCTGGTCCTTATCACGCCGACTACATTAACAATCCCCTAGGGAGTCTTGGTACTGAGTTAGATGGTTACACCAAAACCTTGACCTTTGAGGGTTTAGTGAACAAAAACGCCAAGAACACTCTCAGCATCAAGATTAAGGATATAGGTGATTCTTCATTCGATTCTGCTGTGTTCATCAAAGGGAATTCTGTGGGAGTCGTAGAGCCTCCGAAGGATGTCCCAGAACCCAGCTTAATGCTCGGCTTGCTGAGTGTTGGTGGGATGACCTTGATCGGTCGTCGCCACAAACAAAAAGCATTGAAGGCTTAA
- a CDS encoding choice-of-anchor L domain-containing protein — MNLFAKISASAAIGVTAALTMFGNSAMAFTVTQNNNTNALLNSLLGDTTGLSNFSITTTGDAAAFGLFSDDPFGLKDGIVLSTGKVTDVVGPNNSPSQSTGFGPGGSDGDLAQLDISFDAGATVDKLFFQYVFGSEEFLEFGGSSFNDSFELLLNGVNLAKLNDGKTVTINNLVPVQDDLSSANPDYINNPAGSPGTQLDGYTKTLTFEGLLNKNAKNTLSIKIQDVGDGSYDSAVFIKGNSVGVVAPPKDVPEPSLMLGLLSVGGMTLISRRNKQKALKA, encoded by the coding sequence ATGAATCTTTTTGCTAAAATCTCTGCTTCAGCCGCCATTGGTGTTACTGCTGCCCTGACCATGTTTGGGAATTCAGCAATGGCATTCACAGTAACTCAAAATAACAATACAAATGCTTTGCTGAATTCCCTGTTGGGTGATACGACGGGACTGAGTAACTTTTCAATCACCACCACAGGTGATGCTGCGGCTTTTGGTCTTTTCAGTGACGACCCCTTCGGTTTAAAAGACGGCATTGTCTTGAGTACGGGTAAAGTCACCGATGTAGTTGGTCCCAATAATTCTCCAAGTCAGAGTACAGGTTTCGGACCCGGTGGCTCCGATGGTGACTTGGCTCAACTGGATATCAGCTTTGACGCTGGCGCGACCGTAGATAAGCTGTTCTTCCAATATGTCTTCGGCTCGGAAGAGTTCCTAGAGTTCGGTGGTTCCTCTTTCAACGACTCTTTTGAGCTATTGCTCAATGGCGTCAATCTAGCTAAGTTAAACGACGGCAAAACCGTCACGATCAACAACCTCGTTCCCGTTCAGGACGATCTATCTTCTGCGAACCCCGACTACATTAACAATCCCGCAGGGAGTCCTGGTACTCAGTTAGATGGTTACACCAAAACCTTGACCTTTGAAGGTTTACTCAACAAAAACGCCAAGAACACTCTGAGCATCAAGATTCAGGATGTAGGAGATGGTTCATACGATTCCGCTGTGTTCATTAAAGGGAATTCTGTGGGAGTCGTAGCGCCTCCGAAGGATGTTCCTGAACCCAGCTTAATGCTCGGCTTGCTGAGTGTTGGTGGTATGACCTTGATCAGCCGTCGCAACAAGCAAAAAGCACTAAAAGCGTAA